The nucleotide window TGTGTTCTGAGTCGAATTTTGGCGTATCAGTTCTTGTACTGATCTCCCAGATCCTAGGCGCGATGTTTACAAAATATTGGGGTCCTGCTCACTCGGTGCGCGAATCGTGACAGCGTCAAAAACATTTCGCATCCCATGCGAATTCACACGCCAAGCCAATAGATGTAACGCCGCGTCTTGTCTCGCACCCCGCACCAATTGCACGCATCCGTGCAAAGCCACGCCGGACTTGGCTCGCAGGCCGTAGCGACGCTTTTTGTTTGACAGGCGTCCCTGTTACGTCCCCTGGAAAAATGCCTCGAATATCGAGAGATCCGCTTCGCTTTGGCGCATGCGCTGGCGTATACGAAGCGCGCGTACGTTTCGGACAGAACGCAAATGTTCTGAAACACGAACGACGACCCTCAGTCGCATAACGACCCGTTCGGCGAAAAATTCGGGGAATGAGCTGATCGGCATGTCCGGTGAGAGCACCTTTTTGACATGCGAAGTGAAGAAATGGACGACGACCGCGATTTCGCGCGTTACAGCCAATAAAACCAACATCGATCACTTCTGACAACACGCGGGGTACGTCACAAAAACGGAGTGGCGAGATTGTAGCCGCGAACCTCACCGACGAAGTGAGAACGTCAAAATTATCCACAAAACCGTGTTTCCGAGGGTCCGTTGCACAATATTTAGGCGCCTGTGGATAACTTTATGGATAACTTATCGGAGTACATGTGCATGGGTTCGGGATAACTTGCGAATCTTTCCACAGGGGGCAAAAACTGTTCAGAGTTGTTCTGCAGATACCCGCTGTTTGTCCATCCAGTTCTCAATCGGGCAAGTTGATGTTTACAAGGCGTTAACTGTGGTTATCCACAGCAGTGGGCTGCCTTTGTTAACTACTACTATGTATACATACAGTAAACCTATTAAAACCTTAAAAGCATCCTACGAGCGGCGCAAAAAGCCCGAAAACCCGGTAGGGACGAACAGTGGAAAACGCAGCGCTTGCGATGCGGCTGACACACCTGACAATCCATGCAGGCAATAAAAAACCCCGCCAAGGCGGGGTTTCTTTACACCGATCGCAGAACCAAGGCTTCATGACACCCTGGTAAGCGCTCCAGAAGGGCTACCGCGTCACGACGCCCACCGCAGACACTGCTGACGGACCATCTCGTTGAGCGACTTCGCATCCGCGTGGATCTGACGCAGCCATACAGCATCGTTCATGCCCGAGGCCACCAACTGGCGGATCTGTTCGCACGCCGCTTCGGCTTCCAGCACCGCTGCGTGAGGCTTGATGACCTCCAGCGTCTGAGCGATGTGCTGCCCCAGCGTGGTCCGCTCACCGCTTTGCGGATCGACGTAAGCGCCTTCCAAACCGAAACGGCAGGCCTCGAAGCGGTTGAACGTGTAGACCAGGTAATCGTCCTCGCTCAGCGTGAACGGGCGCTCCTCGAGCAGATAGCGGGCCAGAGACTGGATGTAGCAGGCGATGGCAGCCGCCCGATCGACCGATAGGGGGGTATCCATCACCCGCACTTCGATCGTCCCAAAACCCGGTTTCGGACGGATATCCCAGTAGAAATCCTTCATGCTCTCGACGACGCCCGTTTTGACCATCTTGTCGAAGTACGTCTCGAAGTCTTCCCACTTGAGCACGAACGGCGCACGGCCCGACAGCGGAAACGCGAACACCGAGTTCAACCGCGCCGAGTGAAAGCCCGTGTCGACACCTTGCACATACGGCGAGGAGGCCGACAGCGCAATAAAGTGCGGGATATAACGCGACATCGCGTGCAGCAGGTACAAGGCGCTATCCGGATCGGGACAGCCGATGTGCACGTGCTGACCGAAGACCGTGAACTGCTTGGCGAGATAGCCGTAAAGCTCGGAGAGAAAATGAAACCGCGGCGAGTCGTAGATCGTGCGCTCGCTCCAGCGCTGAAACGCGTGGGTGCCGCCACCGCACAAGCCGACGTTGAGCTGTTCGCTCGCGCCGATCAGCACGTCGCGAACCCTTCGCAGTTGCGAGACGGCGTCGCTGTGGTGGTGGCAGATATCGGTCGAAAGCTCGATCATGCTTTCGGTCATTTCCGGTTTGATTTCACCCGGATGTGTCTCCTTCGCCACCAACCGCATCACGTCCGACGCAGCTTTGGTCAGGTCGTAATCGTGACGATTGACGATCTGCATCTCGAGCTCGACACCGAAGGTGCACGGCTTCGAGGGAATGAATTCTTCTAATGACATGGCTTAATCCTTCCGTTCACCGACGAGGGCCAATGCCCAATAGACCACCAGCGGCCCAACCAGTTGCAGCAACGCGATGGTGCACATCACCACGGCCTTGAGCATCGGATCGAACTGCGGGTAGATGTCGTACGTGTCGGCAACGAGTACGAGCGCAAGACTGGCCATCGGACAGAGTGCGAGCCCGAGTGCGATGGCCTGTTTGTAGCTGATGCCGGCCGGATGGGCGACGGCGACCGTCCCGACCACCTTTGCCAGCAGACGCACAACGATGATCGCTGCCGCGGCCAGACCGCCGATCATCACGTATTGCCACTGGAATGCCAGCGACGTCAGCACGAACAACACCACGGCGAGCAGCCAGCCGGCCGTGCCGAAGTACGCCGGCCAAAGCTGCGGACGCTCATCCAGATTCCGGAAAATGATCCCGGCAAGCAGCAGCGTGAGCGAGTTGGGCAGCTTGAGCATGTGCACCAGCGCGACCATCAGCATGATCAGGCCGATCAGCATCACGAACGCATGATGATCCTGGCTGCCGAATTTCCGGAAGACCAGGTTGCACGCCTTGGCGAGGACGAAGGCCAGCACGATCGAGCCGATCAGCAGGTACAGCGGATGGAACAGCACCACCCAGAAGCTCGAGTGGTACGTCTGGTGCATCCAGCCGTAGACCAGCTTGACGGCCACCACCGCGTAAATGCTGTTCAGCGCCGCCAGCGCCAGCAGGCGCTCGGTAACCTGGCCTTCGGCGCGCAGTTCGTTCTTCAACTGGACGACAACGGCCGGCGACGTGGCCATGCTGATCGACGCGATGAGCATCGATGTGAGCGGCGCCACGTTGAACAGCCGCAACACCGCGTAGACCGCGATGAGCGTGAGTAGCGCCTCAAGTGCACTCGTGACGATGAGCCACGAGTTGGCCCGCATCCATTTCAGATTCAGGCGGCTGCCGAGTTCGAACAGCAGCAGGCCAAGGGCCAGATCGATCAGCAGCCGGATGGCCGCGCTCGTTTGCGCGTCCAGCATCGACGAGAGACCCAACGTACCGCCGACCAGCCCGACCACCGCGTAACCGGTGATGCGCGGCAGGCGCAGTCTCCGGAAACAGATTTCTCCTGCCAGACCGGCAAATACCAATGCCAGACCAGCGAAGAAAACGGGATCAGGCGCCGGCGGCCAGCCCGGGAAAAGGGACAGTTCCGACGTCATATTGCTCGCTTTGCGCCGCTTGACGGCGCATCAAGTGGTGGAAAGGAAAAGAATGTCGCGCGCGGGGTTGCAGAAATAAGGACAAATGCGCGACGAACCCTTAGGGTTGGGCCCATTTTGCCACACTCGGTTTGGAGGGCTCTGTCAGGGGGCGCGGCACCCCGGGAAGCCTCTTGTGACGGGACTTCGTCATTCCCCCCTTCCTGAAGACACGATGGCCGGCCGATTCCGGGGCGGTCGCCCGGCCGGCAAGGCAAAAAGTGCCGGAGGCAAGCGCGCAGCGCGTCGCCTCCGCCCGTGGCGGGCCTTGAACTCTATGGGGGTCAGATTCGATTTATTGGGAATGACAGGGGCTACGTGATAAACGGCCGGTCGGCCGGTTTTATCTGACGAAGCTAGCCGTCAATATCGCGCGGCGAGGTGAGCGCGCAGGCGGCACTGGGCCGCCCTGCACGGGGGTGGGGGCGGATCAAGGCGTGGATTTTTCGGAGACTTCCGAGCGGCCCGGCTGCTCAGGCCTTGCGAAGCGCCTGCAACAGAAAGCGCGCCGGGTCGATAGCGTCGGCCAGATCGCTGCCCACGGGCCATGGCTCGCCTTCAATCTGACTGGCGACCAATTCCGCGCAGAGCGCTGCGAAGGCCAGACCGCGAGAACCGAACGCAAAGCTCGCGTACAGGCCTGGCAGCCGGGGCAGGTCTCGCAGGTGGCCGCCAGCCAGCCGGCGGCCCTGCGGGTCGCTGCTGGCGATTGCGGGCATATCCGGCAGTTGACCGGCCATCGGCAAACGGTCGGTGACCAGCGCGCGAAAGGCGGTCCGCCCGCCAAGCTGGGCGGCGGCGCTGGCACTGCCCAACCCGTCTTCCCCGTCGCCAAACGCCTCGGCATGGGCGGGCAGCAGCGAAGCAAGGCGGCGCAGGTTGGCCTGATGGTCGCCGACCCGTACGCCGGTGGCCGGATCGTCGAAACCGTACGTGGCGCCCGTGATCGGGCCTGCCC belongs to Pandoraea norimbergensis and includes:
- a CDS encoding YbdK family carboxylate-amine ligase, whose amino-acid sequence is MSLEEFIPSKPCTFGVELEMQIVNRHDYDLTKAASDVMRLVAKETHPGEIKPEMTESMIELSTDICHHHSDAVSQLRRVRDVLIGASEQLNVGLCGGGTHAFQRWSERTIYDSPRFHFLSELYGYLAKQFTVFGQHVHIGCPDPDSALYLLHAMSRYIPHFIALSASSPYVQGVDTGFHSARLNSVFAFPLSGRAPFVLKWEDFETYFDKMVKTGVVESMKDFYWDIRPKPGFGTIEVRVMDTPLSVDRAAAIACYIQSLARYLLEERPFTLSEDDYLVYTFNRFEACRFGLEGAYVDPQSGERTTLGQHIAQTLEVIKPHAAVLEAEAACEQIRQLVASGMNDAVWLRQIHADAKSLNEMVRQQCLRWAS
- a CDS encoding cation:proton antiporter codes for the protein MTSELSLFPGWPPAPDPVFFAGLALVFAGLAGEICFRRLRLPRITGYAVVGLVGGTLGLSSMLDAQTSAAIRLLIDLALGLLLFELGSRLNLKWMRANSWLIVTSALEALLTLIAVYAVLRLFNVAPLTSMLIASISMATSPAVVVQLKNELRAEGQVTERLLALAALNSIYAVVAVKLVYGWMHQTYHSSFWVVLFHPLYLLIGSIVLAFVLAKACNLVFRKFGSQDHHAFVMLIGLIMLMVALVHMLKLPNSLTLLLAGIIFRNLDERPQLWPAYFGTAGWLLAVVLFVLTSLAFQWQYVMIGGLAAAAIIVVRLLAKVVGTVAVAHPAGISYKQAIALGLALCPMASLALVLVADTYDIYPQFDPMLKAVVMCTIALLQLVGPLVVYWALALVGERKD